One Rissa tridactyla isolate bRisTri1 chromosome 1, bRisTri1.patW.cur.20221130, whole genome shotgun sequence DNA segment encodes these proteins:
- the NIPA1 gene encoding LOW QUALITY PROTEIN: magnesium transporter NIPA1 (The sequence of the model RefSeq protein was modified relative to this genomic sequence to represent the inferred CDS: deleted 3 bases in 3 codons), with product MTSSCCRPRAGRAPGAAAAAAPDPEPPPDGAGRAARRGAAQGGAGPGTRSRCRVRWARSAAAAVPAAVGGAMRMAVGAAAGDGAAQSPGPAAVSLGLSVAVVSSLVNGSTFVLQKKGIVRARGRGTSYLTDIVWWSGTIAMALGQIGNFLAYTAVPTVLVTPLGALGVPFGSILASYLLKEKLNILGKLGCLLSCAGSVVLIIHSPKSESVTTQAELEEKLTNPVFVGYLCIVLLMLLLLIFWIAPAHGPTNIMVYISICSLLGSFTVPSTKGIGLAAQDIFHNNPSSQRALYLCLVLLAVLGCSIIIQFRYINKALECFDSSVFGAIYYVVFTTLVLLASAILFREWSNVGVVDFLGMACGFTTVSIGIVLIQVFKEFNFNIGDLNKPNMKTD from the exons ATGACGTCATCCTGCTGCCGTCCCCGCGCGGGACGGGCGCCA GGAGCcgcggctgccgccgcc cccgacccggAGCCGCCCCCCGACGGGGCGGGCCGCGCAGCGCGGCGCGGCGCAGCGCAGGGCGGGGCGGGTCCCGGGACCAGAAGCCGCTGCCGGGTGCGCTGGGCCCGgtcagccgccgccgccgtgccagcAGCTGTCGGC GGGGCGATGCGGATGGCGGTGGGTGCGGcagcgggcgatggggcagcgcagagccccggccccgccgccgtgTCGCTGGGCTTGAGCGTGGCCGTGGTCTCCAGCCTGGTGAACGGCTCCACCTTCGTCCTGCAGAAGAAGGGGATCGTGCGGGCCCGCGGGCGAG GTACTTCGTACTTAACAGATATAGTATGGTGGTCTGGCACTATTGCAA TGGCTCTGGGTCAAATAGGGAATTTCTTGGCCTACACTGCAGTCCCAACTGTGCTAGTGACGCCCTTGGGAGCTCTTGGTGTTCCATTTGG GTCCATTTTAGCATCTTacttactgaaagaaaaactgaacatTCTTGGCAAGCTGGGGTGTTTGCTGAGCTGCGCTGGGTCTGTTGTTCTCATCATCCATTCCCCAAAGTCCGAGAGTGTAACGACTCAGGCTGAACTTGAAGAGAAGCTTACAAATCCAG ttttcgTGGGTTATCTCTGCATAGTGCTGCTAATGCTTCTCCTGCTTATCTTCTGGATAGCTCCAGCTCATGGACCTACTAATATCATGGTTTACATCAGTATTTGCTCTCTGCTGGGCAGTTTCACTGTTCCCAGCACAAAAGGCATTGGGCTGGCTGCTCAAGATATCTTTCACAATAACCCCTCGAGTCAAAGGGCTCTGTACCTCTGTCTGGTCCTTCTGGCAGTATTAGGATGTAGCATTATCATTCAGTTCAGATACATCAATAAGGCACTGGAATGTTTCGACTCCTCTGTGTTTGGTGCCATCTACTACGTTGTGTTTACCACCCTAGTCCTGTTGGCTTCAGCCATCCTTTTCAGGGAATGGAGTAATGTAGGAGTGGTAGATTTCTTGGGAATGGCTTGTGGATTCACCACAGTATCTATTGGAATTGTTCTTATACAAGTCTTCAAGGAATTCAACTTCAATATCGGGGATTTAAATAAACCAAACATGaagacagattaa